In a genomic window of Nocardiopsis mwathae:
- a CDS encoding lysophospholipid acyltransferase family protein — MFYWIVKAILGPVLAVLWQPRAEGVENVPRYGPAILVGNHLSFSDHFFGPLPLPRKITFLAKAEYFTGTGPKGLLSRLFFTGVGQIPIDRSGGKASEAALRTGLRVLKQGRLLGIYPEGTRSPDGKLYRGRTGVARLVLESKAPVIPMAMINVDKIMPPGRTVPKLGIRPKVRFGKPLDFSRYYGMEKDPRVLRAITDEIMYALMELSGQEYVDRYAQSVKAELEAAAKEERKEQHASERERRKAERAERKAERAERRAARKAEKKAKKSAKAEATTPQPPGTAA; from the coding sequence TTGTTCTACTGGATTGTCAAGGCGATCCTGGGTCCGGTGCTGGCCGTGCTGTGGCAGCCGCGCGCCGAAGGGGTGGAGAACGTACCCAGGTACGGCCCGGCGATCCTGGTCGGTAACCACCTGTCCTTCTCCGACCACTTCTTCGGCCCGCTGCCGCTGCCGCGCAAGATCACCTTCCTGGCCAAGGCCGAGTACTTCACCGGGACCGGGCCCAAGGGCCTGCTCAGCCGCCTGTTCTTCACCGGCGTCGGGCAGATCCCCATCGACCGCTCCGGCGGCAAGGCCAGCGAGGCCGCACTGCGCACCGGCCTGCGGGTACTCAAGCAGGGCAGGCTGCTCGGCATCTACCCCGAGGGCACCCGTTCCCCCGACGGCAAGCTCTACCGCGGGCGCACCGGCGTGGCCCGCCTGGTACTGGAGTCCAAGGCACCGGTCATCCCCATGGCGATGATCAACGTCGACAAGATCATGCCGCCCGGCCGCACCGTCCCGAAGCTGGGCATCCGCCCCAAGGTGAGGTTCGGCAAGCCGCTGGACTTCTCCCGCTACTACGGGATGGAGAAGGACCCGCGGGTACTGCGGGCCATCACCGACGAGATCATGTACGCGCTGATGGAGCTCTCCGGCCAGGAGTACGTCGACCGCTACGCGCAATCGGTCAAGGCCGAGCTGGAGGCGGCCGCCAAGGAGGAACGCAAGGAGCAGCACGCCTCCGAGCGCGAGCGCAGGAAAGCCGAACGCGCCGAGCGCAAGGCCGAGCGCGCCGAGCGCCGGGCTGCCAGAAAGGCCGAGAAGAAGGCGAAGAAGTCGGCGAAGGCCGAGGCCACCACCCCGCAGCCCCCCGGTACAGCCGCCTGA
- a CDS encoding endonuclease/exonuclease/phosphatase family protein yields the protein MTLRVLSYNVRALRDDPAAVRRVIAACRPDVVCLQEAPRFLGWRRRRRALARGCGLVPAVNRRPGGLAVLHRPGIRVLHAEHRLLRRHPRLHRRALSLAVLDVGGRPLLVGCTHLDLDDRARQQHAAEVLALFTAAAARHSAPGVLAGDINCTPQGPAWRLLAAELCDTGAARPRGEPLTFPARHPRARIDGVFATRGLTVTGAGVPVGLVPAADLAAASDHRPVLAEIDPPR from the coding sequence ATGACGCTGCGGGTGCTGAGCTACAACGTGCGCGCGCTGCGCGACGACCCTGCGGCGGTCCGGCGGGTCATCGCGGCGTGCCGACCCGATGTCGTCTGCCTGCAGGAGGCGCCGCGGTTCCTGGGCTGGCGTCGGCGGCGCCGCGCCCTGGCCCGCGGGTGCGGGCTGGTGCCGGCGGTGAACCGGCGGCCGGGCGGTCTGGCGGTGCTGCACCGCCCGGGCATCCGCGTGCTCCACGCCGAGCACCGGCTGCTGCGCCGCCACCCCCGGCTGCACCGCCGCGCGCTGTCCCTGGCCGTGCTCGATGTGGGCGGGCGGCCGCTGCTCGTCGGCTGCACCCACCTGGACCTGGACGACCGGGCCCGGCAGCAGCACGCGGCGGAGGTCCTGGCCCTCTTCACCGCGGCGGCCGCCCGCCACTCCGCCCCCGGTGTCCTGGCGGGAGACATCAACTGCACCCCGCAGGGCCCGGCCTGGCGGCTGCTGGCGGCCGAACTGTGCGACACCGGCGCGGCCCGCCCGCGCGGCGAACCGCTCACCTTCCCGGCACGGCACCCGCGCGCCCGCATCGACGGCGTCTTCGCCACCCGCGGGCTCACCGTCACCGGCGCCGGGGTCCCCGTCGGCCTCGTCCCGGCCGCCGACCTGGCCGCGGCCAGCGACCACCGCCCCGTTCTCGCCGAGATCGACCCCCCACGATGA